In Nocardia sputorum, a single genomic region encodes these proteins:
- a CDS encoding metallophosphoesterase family protein, which translates to MIPKLMAVSDIHVGHQGNRPVVEQITADSPEDWLIVAGDVGEKTDDIRWALELLRGRFAKVIWVPGNHELWTTAKDPVQMAGVARYDYLVSICRDLDVLTPEDPFPVWQGAGAEEHGGAVTLAPMFLLYDYSFLPEGATTKAEGLAIARERNVVATDEFLLSPEPYLTRDAWCHARVQVTKRKLDALAPGTPLVLINHFPLVRQPTDVLFYPEFALWCGTELTADWHTRYNVVCSVYGHLHIPRTSHYDGVRFEEVSLGYPREWQRRGLPDRLLRQILPTPQYPPGTLNKWGGHFQVTPEMEAAAAEMRSKAQQRRGLA; encoded by the coding sequence GTGATACCCAAGTTGATGGCGGTGAGCGACATTCACGTCGGGCACCAGGGGAATCGGCCGGTCGTCGAGCAGATCACGGCGGACTCGCCGGAGGACTGGCTCATCGTGGCCGGCGACGTGGGGGAGAAGACCGACGACATCCGGTGGGCGCTGGAGCTGCTGCGCGGCCGGTTCGCCAAGGTGATCTGGGTGCCGGGCAACCACGAGTTGTGGACGACGGCGAAGGACCCCGTGCAGATGGCCGGGGTGGCTCGCTACGACTACCTGGTGTCGATCTGCCGTGATCTGGACGTGCTGACGCCGGAGGACCCCTTTCCGGTGTGGCAGGGCGCCGGTGCGGAGGAGCACGGCGGCGCGGTGACGCTGGCGCCGATGTTCCTGCTGTACGACTACTCGTTCCTGCCGGAGGGAGCCACCACCAAGGCGGAGGGCCTGGCGATCGCGCGTGAGCGCAACGTGGTGGCCACCGACGAGTTCCTGCTCTCGCCGGAGCCGTACCTGACCAGGGACGCGTGGTGCCATGCGCGGGTGCAGGTGACCAAGCGCAAGCTCGACGCGCTCGCGCCCGGCACCCCGCTCGTGCTGATCAACCACTTCCCGCTGGTGCGGCAGCCGACCGATGTGTTGTTCTACCCGGAGTTCGCGCTGTGGTGCGGCACCGAGCTGACCGCCGACTGGCACACCCGCTACAACGTGGTCTGCTCGGTCTACGGTCACCTGCACATCCCGCGCACTTCGCATTACGACGGCGTCCGGTTCGAAGAGGTCTCGCTCGGCTACCCGCGGGAATGGCAGCGCCGCGGCCTTCCCGACCGACTGCTGCGGCAGATTCTGCCGACCCCGCAGTACCCGCCGGGCACGCTGAACAAGTGGGGCGGGCACTTCCAGGTGACGCCGGAAATGGAAGCCGCGGCCGCGGAGATGCGCAGCAAAGCGCAGCAGCGGCGTGGGCTGGCATAG
- a CDS encoding DHH family phosphoesterase, protein MTTMRETAGLDAAVAALDAAGSVTIICHVQPDADTIGSGLALALVLHRRGIPVQVSFAEPAELPASMRSLPGVRHLVAPADVRAEVDLLVTVDCGSAGRLGALADRLPGAATTMVIDHHRSNTRFGAINLVDPGAESTTSVIARLLDAWGVAIDAEVAHCLYAGLVTDTGSFRWVRPGTHELAERLLATGIDGAEIARTLMDTHPFGWLPMLSRVLGTAQLVPEVRGGVGLVYAFVRRDDIDDVRSEEIESVIDIVRTTAEAGIAAVFKQSRVVPDRWTVSLRSRDSGSRAGDGVDVAEVATGLGGGGHRFAAGYTAYGSPDDLVGALLAALG, encoded by the coding sequence ATGACGACGATGCGGGAAACGGCCGGTTTGGACGCGGCCGTGGCGGCGCTGGACGCCGCGGGCTCGGTGACCATCATCTGCCATGTGCAGCCCGATGCGGACACCATCGGAAGTGGTCTCGCGCTGGCGTTGGTCCTGCACCGGCGCGGGATCCCGGTGCAGGTGTCGTTCGCCGAGCCGGCGGAGTTGCCCGCATCGATGCGGTCGCTGCCCGGTGTGCGGCATCTGGTGGCGCCCGCCGACGTGCGTGCCGAGGTCGACCTGCTGGTCACGGTCGACTGCGGCAGCGCGGGCAGGCTCGGCGCGCTCGCCGACCGATTGCCCGGCGCCGCAACGACAATGGTGATCGATCACCATCGGTCGAACACGCGCTTCGGTGCGATCAACCTGGTCGACCCCGGCGCGGAATCCACCACGAGCGTGATCGCGCGGTTGCTCGACGCGTGGGGGGTGGCGATCGATGCGGAGGTGGCGCACTGCCTGTATGCCGGTCTGGTCACCGACACCGGTTCGTTCCGGTGGGTGCGGCCGGGTACCCACGAATTGGCGGAGCGACTGCTGGCCACCGGAATCGATGGCGCGGAGATCGCGCGCACACTGATGGACACCCACCCGTTCGGGTGGCTGCCCATGCTGTCTCGGGTGCTCGGGACGGCCCAACTCGTTCCCGAGGTCCGCGGCGGTGTGGGGTTGGTGTACGCGTTCGTGCGTCGCGACGACATCGATGACGTGCGGTCGGAGGAGATCGAGAGCGTGATCGATATCGTGCGCACGACCGCGGAGGCCGGAATCGCCGCGGTATTCAAGCAATCTCGGGTCGTACCGGATCGGTGGACGGTGTCGCTGCGCTCGCGCGACAGCGGATCGCGCGCGGGTGACGGGGTCGACGTCGCGGAGGTGGCGACCGGGTTGGGCGGCGGCGGCCACCGTTTCGCCGCCGGATACACCGCCTACGGCTCGCCTGACGATCTGGTCGGTGCGCTGCTGGCCGCGCTCGGGTGA
- a CDS encoding acyl-CoA dehydrogenase family protein, with translation MTNTDVRLFNPATYDPQQFDAETRRLLRATIEWFEGRGKQRLLADDANAVWTADFLDFVKKEKLFATFLTPTAYADGDPNRRWDAARNAALSEIFGFYGLAYWYAEQVTILGLGPIWQSDNEAAKKRAAADLADGEVMAFGLSEQTHGADIYNTDLVLTPTEPGSADAEAGILFRADGEKYYIGNGNVASMVSVFSRRADLEGADAYVWFAADSRHENYRLLGNVVHQQMYVSTFRLENYPVRAEDILHTGPEAFSAALNTVNVGKFNLCHGGIGMVEHSFYEAITHANNRILYGNPVTDFPHVRSNFVDAYARIVAMKLFSDRAIDYFRSASLEDRRYLLFNPMTKSKVTSEGETVMTLLLDVLAAKGFEKNTYFAEVQRLISTLPRLEGTVHVNVGQILKFMPNYLFDPQDYPEIGTRQDAADDAFFWRQGPARGAGKVRFADWTPVYDKHADIPNVGRFYQQAQALRTLLTTAAPDADQQKDLDFMLTIGHLFSLVVYGQLILEQAAITGLDRDLIDQIFDFQIRDFNAYATALYGKPSATPDQQGWAASALRPPVADRPRFDRVWAEVASYDGAYEMRP, from the coding sequence ATGACAAACACCGACGTGCGGTTGTTCAACCCCGCCACCTATGACCCGCAGCAGTTCGACGCCGAGACGCGGCGCCTGTTGCGCGCCACGATCGAGTGGTTCGAGGGCCGGGGTAAGCAGCGTCTGCTCGCCGACGACGCGAACGCGGTGTGGACGGCCGACTTCCTCGACTTCGTGAAGAAGGAGAAGCTGTTCGCCACCTTCCTGACGCCCACCGCGTACGCCGACGGCGATCCGAACCGCCGCTGGGACGCCGCGCGCAACGCCGCGCTGTCGGAGATCTTCGGCTTCTACGGTCTGGCGTATTGGTACGCCGAGCAGGTGACCATCCTCGGCCTCGGCCCGATCTGGCAGAGCGACAACGAGGCGGCCAAGAAGCGCGCGGCCGCCGATCTGGCCGACGGCGAGGTGATGGCGTTCGGCCTGTCCGAGCAGACCCACGGCGCCGACATCTACAACACCGACCTGGTGCTCACCCCGACCGAGCCGGGCAGCGCGGACGCCGAGGCGGGCATCCTCTTCCGCGCCGACGGGGAGAAGTACTACATCGGCAACGGCAACGTGGCCAGCATGGTGTCGGTGTTCTCCCGCCGCGCCGACCTCGAAGGCGCCGACGCCTATGTCTGGTTCGCCGCCGACTCCCGCCACGAGAACTACCGTCTGCTCGGCAACGTCGTGCATCAGCAGATGTACGTGAGCACCTTCCGGCTGGAGAACTACCCGGTGCGCGCCGAGGACATCCTGCACACCGGGCCCGAGGCCTTCTCCGCCGCGCTGAACACCGTGAACGTGGGCAAGTTCAACCTCTGCCACGGCGGAATCGGCATGGTCGAGCACTCCTTCTACGAGGCGATCACCCACGCGAACAACCGGATCCTCTACGGCAATCCGGTCACCGACTTCCCGCACGTGCGGTCGAACTTCGTCGACGCCTACGCGCGCATCGTCGCGATGAAGCTGTTCAGCGACCGCGCGATCGACTACTTCCGCAGTGCGAGCCTGGAGGACCGCCGGTACCTGCTGTTCAACCCGATGACGAAGTCCAAGGTGACCTCCGAGGGCGAGACCGTCATGACGTTGCTGCTGGATGTGCTGGCCGCCAAGGGATTCGAGAAGAACACCTACTTCGCCGAGGTCCAACGGCTGATCAGCACGCTGCCCCGGCTGGAGGGCACGGTACACGTGAACGTCGGGCAGATCCTGAAGTTCATGCCCAACTACCTGTTCGACCCGCAGGACTACCCGGAGATCGGCACCCGGCAGGACGCGGCCGACGATGCGTTCTTCTGGCGCCAGGGCCCCGCGCGCGGGGCGGGCAAGGTGCGCTTCGCCGACTGGACCCCCGTCTACGACAAGCACGCCGACATCCCCAACGTGGGCCGGTTCTACCAGCAGGCGCAGGCGCTGCGCACGCTGCTGACCACGGCGGCGCCGGACGCGGACCAGCAGAAGGACCTGGACTTCATGCTGACCATCGGTCACCTGTTCTCCCTGGTGGTCTACGGCCAGTTGATCCTGGAGCAGGCCGCGATCACCGGCCTGGACCGGGACCTGATCGACCAGATCTTCGACTTCCAGATCCGCGATTTCAACGCCTACGCCACCGCCCTGTACGGCAAGCCCTCGGCAACCCCCGACCAGCAGGGCTGGGCCGCGTCCGCGCTGCGGCCACCGGTCGCCGATCGCCCGCGCTTCGACCGGGTGTGGGCCGAGGTGGCGTCCTACGACGGCGCCTACGAGATGCGGCCGTAG
- the rimP gene encoding ribosome maturation factor RimP, giving the protein MPMPTEERVSQLVAGLVERRGFDLEGVEISTAGTRVDAQARVQVTVDRDTSDLDSLASLSTELSALLDDAGEFGETPYLLEVTTPGIDRPLSAARHWRRAQGRKVRVRLRADAQPPEGSATFEARVGALTGDSVALVLGGKRDPHRVTVPLADIATAVVQVEFSPPGARELELAGGVVPGRPAPGQEDAVAVDDAAQLRGTPNAPSESVTASDSPTEGIVE; this is encoded by the coding sequence ATGCCGATGCCGACCGAGGAAAGGGTGAGCCAGCTCGTAGCTGGTCTCGTCGAACGCCGAGGATTCGACCTCGAGGGCGTCGAGATCTCGACGGCGGGCACGCGCGTGGACGCGCAGGCTCGGGTGCAGGTGACCGTGGACCGCGACACCTCCGATCTGGATTCCCTGGCGAGTCTGAGCACCGAGTTGTCGGCGCTGCTGGACGACGCCGGGGAGTTCGGCGAGACGCCCTACCTGCTGGAGGTCACGACCCCCGGGATCGACCGCCCGTTGAGCGCCGCCCGGCACTGGCGGCGGGCGCAGGGGCGGAAGGTACGCGTCCGGCTGCGTGCGGATGCGCAACCGCCGGAAGGATCGGCGACCTTCGAGGCCAGGGTCGGCGCGCTCACGGGGGATTCCGTGGCGCTGGTGCTCGGCGGCAAACGCGACCCGCACCGGGTGACCGTTCCGCTGGCCGACATCGCCACGGCCGTCGTCCAGGTCGAGTTCTCGCCTCCGGGCGCGCGGGAACTGGAACTCGCGGGCGGAGTCGTTCCGGGGCGGCCCGCTCCGGGCCAGGAAGACGCGGTGGCGGTCGACGACGCCGCGCAGCTTCGAGGAACACCGAATGCACCATCCGAATCCGTAACAGCGTCCGATTCGCCGACCGAAGGGATCGTGGAATGA
- the npt gene encoding 4'-phosphopantetheinyl transferase Npt — protein MIENILPAGVASAELLAYPEDLRPHPAEEHLIAKSVEKRRRDFIGARHCARLALTQLGEPPVAIGKGERGAPVWPRGVVGSLTHCDGYQAAALGHKLRFRSIGIDAEPHATLPDGVLDSVSLPPEREWLKTTDSQLHLDRLLFCAKEATYKAWFPLTVRWLGFEDAHITFEIEDSTADSGHGSFHTELLVPGQTTDGGTPLLSFEGRWLITDGYILTAIAHV, from the coding sequence ATGATCGAGAACATTCTGCCCGCGGGTGTGGCCTCGGCCGAGCTGCTGGCGTACCCCGAGGATCTGCGGCCGCATCCCGCCGAGGAGCATCTCATCGCCAAGTCGGTGGAGAAGCGGCGCCGCGACTTCATCGGCGCGCGGCACTGCGCCCGGCTGGCGCTGACTCAGCTCGGCGAGCCGCCGGTGGCCATCGGCAAGGGGGAGCGCGGCGCTCCGGTGTGGCCGCGCGGGGTGGTCGGCAGCCTGACCCACTGCGACGGCTATCAGGCCGCCGCACTGGGCCACAAGCTGCGGTTTCGCTCCATCGGCATCGATGCCGAGCCGCACGCGACCCTGCCCGACGGCGTACTGGACTCGGTCAGCCTGCCGCCGGAGCGGGAGTGGTTGAAGACCACCGATTCCCAGCTGCACCTCGACCGGTTGCTGTTCTGCGCCAAAGAGGCCACCTATAAGGCGTGGTTCCCGCTCACGGTGCGCTGGCTGGGCTTCGAGGACGCGCACATCACGTTCGAGATCGAGGACAGCACCGCGGATTCCGGGCACGGCAGCTTCCATACCGAACTGCTGGTGCCCGGGCAGACCACCGACGGCGGGACGCCGCTGCTGTCGTTCGAGGGCCGTTGGCTGATCACCGACGGGTACATCCTGACCGCGATCGCGCACGTCTGA
- a CDS encoding DUF503 domain-containing protein, which produces MYLGALEFDLLLGDVHSLKQKRSVIRPILAELQRFGVSAAEGGEHDLYRRSLLGVAMVSAGMDHLTEVLDRCERHVAARPELQLLAVRRRIFGPED; this is translated from the coding sequence GTGTACCTGGGTGCACTGGAGTTCGACCTGCTGCTCGGCGACGTGCATTCGCTGAAACAGAAGCGCTCGGTGATCCGGCCGATTCTGGCCGAATTGCAGCGTTTCGGTGTGAGTGCCGCCGAAGGTGGGGAACACGATCTATACCGTCGTTCGCTGCTGGGCGTGGCCATGGTCAGTGCGGGCATGGATCACCTGACCGAGGTGCTGGACAGATGTGAACGGCACGTCGCGGCCCGCCCGGAGTTACAGTTGCTGGCGGTGCGCCGCCGAATCTTCGGCCCCGAGGACTGA
- the rbfA gene encoding 30S ribosome-binding factor RbfA — protein MVDQARARRLAKRISSIVATAIEYEVKDPRLRFVTVTDAKVTGDLREATVYYTVMGETLDAEPDYDGAAAGLEKAKGVLRSKVGAGTGVKFTPTLAFVLDTVPDAARQMEELLARARAADDAVAKAAATARHAGDADPYKLERDADE, from the coding sequence ATGGTGGACCAAGCCAGGGCACGCCGACTCGCCAAGCGGATCTCCTCGATCGTCGCGACCGCGATCGAATACGAGGTGAAGGACCCGCGGCTGCGTTTCGTGACCGTCACCGACGCCAAGGTCACCGGCGATCTCCGGGAGGCGACGGTGTACTACACCGTGATGGGCGAAACCCTCGACGCCGAACCGGATTACGACGGTGCGGCGGCCGGACTGGAGAAGGCCAAGGGCGTCCTGCGTTCCAAGGTGGGCGCGGGAACCGGGGTGAAGTTCACTCCGACGCTGGCATTCGTACTGGACACCGTGCCCGACGCGGCACGGCAGATGGAGGAACTGCTCGCCAGGGCGCGGGCCGCGGACGACGCGGTCGCCAAGGCGGCCGCCACCGCCAGGCACGCGGGCGACGCCGACCCCTACAAGCTCGAACGCGACGCCGACGAGTGA
- the nusA gene encoding transcription termination factor NusA encodes MNIEIEALRAIVADKGISIETVISAIESALLTAYRHTEGHQPNARIDINQKTGVVRVMAREVDADGNVISEWDDTPEGFGRIAATTARQVVLQRLRDAENEKSFGEFSTHEGDIVGGVVQRDARANARGTVVVRIGSELHGTEGLIPPAEQVPGETYEHGDRIKCYVVGVSRGPRGPQITLSRTHPNLVRRLFALEVPEIADGSVEIVAVAREAGHRSKIAVRTTVPGVNAKGACIGPMGQRVRNVMSELAGEKIDIIDYAEDPAAFVGNALSPSKVVSVTIVDAEARAARVVVPDFQLSLAIGKEGQNARLAARLTGWRIDIRSDAAPGDMGGSVRTEAHRS; translated from the coding sequence ATGAACATCGAAATCGAAGCCCTGCGCGCGATCGTCGCCGACAAGGGGATCTCGATCGAGACCGTGATCTCCGCGATCGAGTCGGCGCTGCTCACCGCGTACCGCCACACCGAGGGCCACCAGCCGAACGCGCGCATCGACATCAACCAGAAGACCGGCGTGGTCCGGGTGATGGCGCGCGAGGTGGACGCCGACGGCAACGTGATCTCCGAATGGGACGACACCCCGGAGGGATTCGGCCGGATCGCGGCGACCACCGCCAGGCAGGTCGTGCTGCAGCGGCTGCGCGACGCGGAGAACGAGAAGTCCTTCGGCGAGTTCTCCACCCACGAGGGCGACATCGTCGGCGGCGTGGTGCAGCGTGACGCGCGCGCCAACGCCCGCGGCACCGTCGTGGTGCGCATCGGCAGCGAGCTGCACGGCACGGAGGGATTGATCCCGCCCGCCGAGCAGGTGCCGGGCGAGACCTACGAGCACGGCGACCGGATCAAGTGTTACGTCGTCGGCGTCTCCCGGGGTCCGCGCGGCCCGCAGATCACGCTCTCGCGCACCCACCCGAACCTGGTGCGGCGGCTGTTCGCGCTGGAGGTGCCGGAGATCGCGGACGGCTCGGTGGAGATCGTCGCCGTGGCCCGCGAGGCGGGGCACCGATCCAAGATCGCGGTGCGCACCACGGTGCCCGGGGTCAACGCCAAGGGCGCCTGTATCGGGCCCATGGGGCAGCGCGTGCGCAACGTGATGAGCGAACTGGCCGGCGAGAAGATCGACATCATCGACTACGCCGAGGATCCGGCGGCGTTCGTCGGCAATGCCCTCTCGCCGTCGAAAGTGGTATCGGTCACCATCGTCGACGCCGAGGCCAGGGCGGCCCGCGTCGTGGTGCCCGATTTCCAGCTCTCCCTGGCCATCGGCAAGGAGGGGCAGAACGCCCGCCTGGCCGCGCGCCTGACCGGCTGGCGCATCGATATCCGCAGCGACGCCGCTCCCGGTGACATGGGCGGATCCGTCCGGACGGAGGCGCATCGGAGTTGA
- the truB gene encoding tRNA pseudouridine(55) synthase TruB, whose translation MDGLGGLLVIDKAGGWTSHDVVAKCRRLLHTKKIGHAGTLDPMATGVLVLGVERATKLLGLLTLTTKAYTATIRLGQATSTDDAEGEVLTTIPSGHLVDDDIAARTAELTGDIDQVPATVSAIKVNGERAYARHRAGEEVQLAPRPVTVSRFDVLTRRDVGDFVDLDVVVECSSGTYVRALARDLGAALGVGGHLTALRRTRVGPFTLEHARTLDELAAAAESGVPPLSLDMDAAVRTAFPLRDIDEKQADDLRNGRWLEPAGIAGVYAAIDPEGRSIALLRESGKRAASVMVVRPSNL comes from the coding sequence ATGGACGGACTCGGCGGGCTGCTCGTCATCGACAAGGCCGGCGGCTGGACCAGCCACGACGTCGTCGCGAAATGCCGAAGGCTGCTGCATACCAAGAAGATCGGCCATGCCGGAACCCTCGACCCGATGGCGACCGGCGTGCTGGTGCTCGGTGTGGAACGCGCGACCAAACTGCTCGGCCTGCTCACCTTGACGACCAAGGCGTACACCGCGACCATCCGGCTCGGACAGGCCACCAGCACCGACGACGCCGAAGGCGAGGTGCTCACGACGATCCCGTCCGGTCACCTCGTCGACGACGACATCGCCGCGCGTACCGCGGAATTGACCGGCGACATCGACCAAGTGCCTGCCACCGTGAGCGCGATCAAGGTGAACGGCGAGCGCGCTTACGCCCGCCACCGTGCGGGCGAAGAGGTGCAGTTGGCCCCGCGTCCGGTCACGGTGTCGCGGTTCGACGTGCTCACCCGGCGCGACGTCGGCGATTTCGTCGACCTGGACGTGGTGGTCGAGTGCTCCTCGGGCACCTATGTGCGGGCGCTGGCCAGGGACCTGGGCGCCGCGCTCGGCGTCGGCGGCCACTTGACCGCGTTGCGCCGGACCAGGGTCGGTCCGTTCACGCTCGAACACGCCCGCACCCTGGACGAGTTGGCCGCCGCCGCGGAGTCGGGCGTGCCGCCGCTGAGTCTCGACATGGACGCCGCGGTCCGAACCGCGTTCCCGCTCCGGGACATCGACGAAAAGCAAGCCGACGACCTGCGCAACGGCCGCTGGCTCGAACCCGCCGGGATAGCCGGTGTGTATGCCGCCATCGACCCGGAAGGCCGTTCGATCGCGCTGCTGCGGGAAAGCGGAAAGCGAGCCGCATCCGTCATGGTGGTACGCCCGTCCAACCTTTGA
- a CDS encoding MATE family efflux transporter, which translates to MLGLALPTLGVLVAEPIYLLFDLAVVGRLGALALAGLAVGGLILAQTSSQLTFLSYGTTARSARRHGAGDHRGAVAEGVQATWIALAVGAVILLLVQALAVPVTSAIAGGGDIAREALGWVRIALFGVPLILISMAGNGWMRGIQETRRPLVYVVAGLAVSGILCPVLVHGLLGAPHLGLPGSAVANVAGQIVTAVLFLNALIREGVSLAPHWSVMRAQLVLGRDLIVRSFAFQACFVSAAAVAARFGAASVAAHQLVLQLWNFLALALDALAIAAQTLTGAALGAGDVTGARGIARRVTRWSEIFSLGLAACFAAGVVAIPALFTADPDVLERAHVVWWFFVALIPVAGIVFALDGVLLGAGDAAYLRTTTLGAALLGFLPAIWLSLAFDWGVAGIWSGLAAFMLLRLIAVAWRALSGRWALVGAEMPG; encoded by the coding sequence ATCCTCGGGCTCGCGTTGCCGACCCTCGGCGTACTGGTCGCCGAACCGATCTACCTGCTGTTCGACTTGGCCGTGGTCGGCAGGCTCGGCGCGCTCGCGCTGGCCGGGCTCGCCGTCGGCGGGTTGATCCTGGCGCAGACGAGTTCGCAGCTGACCTTCCTGTCCTATGGCACCACCGCGCGATCCGCCCGCCGTCACGGCGCGGGCGATCACCGGGGGGCCGTCGCCGAAGGCGTGCAGGCCACCTGGATCGCGCTCGCCGTCGGCGCCGTGATCCTGCTCCTCGTACAAGCGCTCGCGGTGCCGGTGACCAGCGCCATCGCGGGCGGCGGGGACATCGCGCGGGAAGCGCTGGGCTGGGTGCGGATCGCGCTGTTCGGCGTGCCGCTGATCCTGATCTCCATGGCGGGCAACGGGTGGATGCGCGGCATCCAGGAGACGCGCAGGCCGCTGGTCTACGTGGTCGCGGGGCTGGCGGTATCGGGCATCCTGTGCCCGGTGCTGGTGCACGGGCTCCTCGGCGCGCCGCACCTGGGCCTGCCCGGCTCTGCGGTGGCCAATGTGGCGGGTCAGATCGTCACCGCGGTCCTGTTCCTGAACGCGCTGATCCGCGAGGGCGTTTCCCTGGCCCCACATTGGTCGGTCATGCGGGCGCAGCTCGTGCTCGGTCGCGACCTGATCGTCCGCAGCTTCGCCTTCCAGGCGTGCTTCGTCTCGGCGGCGGCGGTCGCCGCGCGGTTCGGCGCCGCGTCGGTGGCGGCCCACCAGCTCGTGCTGCAACTGTGGAACTTCCTGGCGCTGGCCCTGGACGCGCTGGCCATCGCCGCCCAGACGCTCACCGGCGCCGCTCTGGGCGCGGGCGACGTCACCGGCGCCCGCGGGATCGCGCGGCGCGTGACCCGCTGGTCGGAGATCTTCAGCCTCGGGCTCGCCGCCTGCTTCGCGGCGGGGGTGGTGGCGATCCCGGCGCTGTTCACCGCCGATCCCGATGTGCTGGAGCGCGCGCACGTGGTGTGGTGGTTCTTCGTCGCGCTCATTCCGGTGGCAGGCATCGTCTTCGCCCTCGACGGCGTGCTGCTCGGCGCGGGCGACGCGGCGTATCTGCGCACCACCACGCTCGGCGCCGCGTTGCTCGGCTTCCTGCCCGCCATCTGGTTGTCGCTGGCCTTCGACTGGGGCGTGGCCGGAATCTGGTCCGGCCTCGCCGCGTTCATGCTGTTGCGGCTGATCGCCGTCGCGTGGCGGGCGCTGTCGGGCCGGTGGGCACTGGTCGGCGCCGAGATGCCGGGGTGA
- a CDS encoding TetR/AcrR family transcriptional regulator: MTRRRLSPDERRRVLVDAGAKLFADRPYDAVLMEDVAAEAGVSRALLYRHFPGKRDLFAAVYQLASEQLLVATTFDAEAPLVDQLAAGLDTHFDYFEANANSVLAANRVLAADPTIQAIIAGELGELRERVLDALRLEGPPRATVSAILTSWLTFVRVLTVDWLEHGTPARAQMREISLGALLGALRPVIDITGADSSGKPPG; encoded by the coding sequence GTGACCCGCCGCCGACTGTCCCCCGACGAGCGCCGCCGCGTGCTCGTCGACGCAGGCGCGAAACTGTTCGCCGACCGGCCCTACGACGCGGTGCTCATGGAGGACGTCGCTGCCGAGGCGGGCGTCTCCCGGGCTCTGCTCTACCGCCACTTCCCGGGCAAACGCGACTTGTTCGCGGCCGTCTACCAGCTCGCCTCCGAGCAACTGCTGGTCGCGACCACATTCGACGCCGAAGCACCCTTGGTCGACCAGCTCGCCGCCGGCCTGGACACGCACTTCGACTACTTCGAGGCCAACGCCAACAGCGTGCTCGCGGCCAACCGCGTCCTGGCCGCGGACCCCACCATTCAGGCGATCATCGCAGGGGAACTCGGCGAACTACGCGAGCGCGTGCTCGACGCGCTACGGCTGGAGGGGCCGCCACGCGCCACCGTCTCGGCGATTTTGACGAGCTGGCTCACCTTCGTTCGGGTGCTCACCGTCGACTGGCTGGAGCACGGCACACCGGCCCGTGCCCAGATGCGGGAGATCTCACTCGGCGCGCTGCTCGGCGCCTTGCGCCCGGTCATCGACATCACCGGCGCCGACAGCTCGGGGAAACCTCCGGGCTGA
- a CDS encoding YlxR family protein, whose amino-acid sequence MPDRTTEQHPARQRRAAPVRTCIGCRKRELAVDLLRIVARDRETGDGSHVLEIVPDPRRRLPGRGAWLHPLSACLLAAERRRAIGRALRVSGHLDISALEHYLENRHEHS is encoded by the coding sequence ATGCCCGATCGCACCACCGAGCAGCACCCGGCGCGCCAGCGCCGAGCCGCTCCCGTGCGGACGTGTATCGGGTGCCGGAAGCGCGAACTGGCCGTCGATCTGTTGCGGATCGTGGCTCGGGACCGTGAGACCGGAGACGGCTCCCACGTCCTCGAGATCGTTCCCGATCCGCGGCGCAGACTTCCCGGACGGGGTGCCTGGCTGCACCCCCTTTCGGCTTGTCTGCTCGCGGCAGAGCGGCGCCGAGCGATCGGCAGAGCACTACGAGTGTCCGGACATCTGGATATCTCAGCCCTGGAGCATTACCTCGAGAACAGGCACGAGCACTCATGA
- a CDS encoding ferritin-like domain-containing protein produces MTEEERRALIDALNAEYGAVYAYGVIAAYASPERTRVVAEHTAAHRARRDATVDTLALGGATVPPPDAAYTVPFAVTDPISAARLAVTVESDTAVAWRSVVERADSMAIRRTGVEALTEAAVRLAAWQSILGANPPTVAFPGKV; encoded by the coding sequence ATGACCGAGGAGGAACGCCGAGCGCTCATCGACGCGCTGAACGCCGAATACGGCGCGGTGTACGCCTACGGGGTGATCGCCGCCTACGCCTCGCCCGAGCGCACCAGGGTGGTCGCCGAGCACACCGCCGCTCACCGGGCTCGCCGCGACGCCACCGTGGACACCCTCGCACTGGGCGGCGCGACGGTGCCACCGCCGGACGCGGCCTACACGGTGCCGTTCGCCGTGACCGATCCGATCTCGGCCGCCCGGCTGGCCGTGACGGTCGAGTCCGACACCGCGGTCGCCTGGCGGTCGGTGGTCGAGCGCGCCGACTCCATGGCCATCCGGCGCACCGGTGTCGAAGCGCTCACCGAGGCCGCCGTCCGGCTGGCCGCGTGGCAGTCGATCCTCGGCGCGAATCCGCCCACGGTCGCGTTTCCGGGCAAGGTCTGA